Proteins co-encoded in one Podospora pseudoanserina strain CBS 124.78 chromosome 7 map unlocalized CBS124.78p_7, whole genome shotgun sequence genomic window:
- a CDS encoding uncharacterized protein (COG:L; EggNog:ENOG503NX3G) yields the protein MASSVIPLERLGGHAFNHRTSVELEEEYDRLRDLARAEAEKKKSCFDRAHEAYERGDGAEAKALSNEGKRHQAKQAEYNKKAAEFIFRENNAMGRIAEDTIDLHGLFVEEAEDILEARIRDAQARGQSHLHVIVGKGNHSTGGVRKIKPRVEQLCRELGLDYATEENEGRIYVDLGGNRVEAPPPLSPQPDGHQSHSRPQKRPHRPRPERPQRPQRPEEPEDDGIFGCIKACCTVM from the exons ATGGCGTCGTCCGTTATTCCGCTAGAGCGTCTCGGAGGCCATG CGTTCAACCACAGGACCAGTGTAGAGTTGGAGGAAGAGTATGATCGTTTGAGAGATCTGGCTCgggcagaggcagagaagaagaagtcatGCTTTGATCGG GCTCATGAAGCATATGAGCGTGGGGATGGCGCCGAGGCAAAGGCTTTGTCGAACGAGGGCAAACGCCATCAAGCGAAGCAGGCCGAGTATAACAAAAAGGCTGCCGAATTCATCTTCCGGGAGAACAACGCCATGGGCCGGATAGCTGAGGATACCATCGACTTGCATGGTCTGTTTGTTGAAGAGGCAGAGGATATCCTCGAAGCCAGAATCCGTGATGCTCAGGCTCGCGGTCAGTCCCACTTGCACGTCATTGTCGGGAAGGGCAATCACTCAACTGGGGGGGTCCGAAAGATTAAGCCGCGTGTTGAGCAGCTCTGCCGAGAACTCGGTCTCGACTATGCCACAGAGGAAAACGAGGGGCGTATCTATGTTGATCTTGGTGGCAACCGTGTCGaggctcctccccctctgtcCCCACAGCCAGATGGGCACCAGTCGCACAGCCGTCCCCAGAAGAGACCGCATCGGCCCCGGCCAGAACGGCCCCAGCGTCCACAACGCCCTGAAGAGCCGGAGGACGATGGCATCTTCGGCTGTATCAAGGCCTGTTGTACGGTTATGTAG
- a CDS encoding uncharacterized protein (COG:S; EggNog:ENOG503P1M2), with the protein MKGQAMTGEAALIRAVQAFHKDTNIETLPERLENIWDILSEHHGGNFHAAEEMLSRSLLKQMVGKTENAEKVRRYSRTWDVLGAVFQRTPLFSLAKSLADWKFIGILQQTLRELRDIAVDAGFRLDEIEDVEMTDAPGPGSPSPSRKRKRTETLVFDIVAQRTTSGCLLAAKALLEALRILLARCETKLNDGPPTHRMGAEHVKSLFSLSATDAAEILGPILDLCIAAHTCLDDASYREVSSWLSTVSSIWALHLQGPGDALEVAARLASSATLLLGMLMDVADLGSRRIQSPTKERWAKDLRRFLSRNLMLPARAAFLNRNDRSVLQRAVEACSAGPPPRFMRRPSSSFMTFPVIFDLVGQSPREFGGNTSIKDYETWVQAVFDTMLTTSKTIPHLKGQVESEGKSAMRRVLEVATYRDESLSAESLRLVCKEFALGERNNDWDILLSIVKLNPDAFLLSEDGKELLNQILEKTKGSDSLTDEDREVAVEFIALLAKGYAQARDLSSFVKTWLHYLDSPKSEGKLDPLWAQEELAGTVASLVQFSLNANQLAELVAWLSEQEASAARVFLLEALSRGVAREEFIDAANMKIFDAIMAQKVSKKDALLISACRWSDAARTLTEGTLEEAGRVWSRVDSHLKRTLKKSGVDGEDTFAAFECCVAAWLSNYPEGADEEETSRLVCSFLGKLEEDASSESRRRYISWILEEEPRLVSMVVDKTGKVPDIILSLVKPTPGGDSAGLRHAATVGKVLLKECDTGNQKLTDTLIDTVIKVIEESEAGTFQPSTKDAVLFLLNAPMETLSRSQREATMKTLISHVPRASNKAGPLGVDYWEPVLSLMVKLMNEPTFYEGMSFSHLETVGAGLVSTTGDDAEVQRLFSLLYDLAVLTIRQMASGNLDSREKTYLSDAKAVLQEKAADGDTVVRLVLLRAFLATVQESKTAPRLERAGLDFSGLGDDLFQMASSVVTAGRWRGKKLLALLFALSALDGMGRDSVKQAVASAIKPLIKTSDKLVDEGIQAGWSIRMFLADHFLESLESPFQIELDMEISESGEVIKSAIEVPVLRKYVDAVVRHADEPIKLHYLKDLLLTNPPSRNELLGRLLIIDQLIHHLKGSKPSSSSSEFDLPQAHAILTKSLPALTTLPHIIQTTKTLLFLLDHSTMKQFNIDLTLSRVSLLANSSSFQTLLASQSQLYLPLCSLLEVVIKRHRHRLEGHFHIVLSPLQDLLRLLLSKCDSSPQWEKNAQRFSRLLTLICEPTAATTAQTNHTVLESEKDRAKRYAGQYMYLVLMQYIKCQLEYVAPPHAIKEVLEKEGMYAIIRITSQEGLKIMSEGMDGGGRVVFKELWRRWERFGKWTGV; encoded by the exons ATGAAGGGTCAGGCCATG ACAGGCGAAGCAGCCCTGATCAGGGCTGTTCAGGCATTCCACAAGGACACCAACATCGAAACACTACCAGAAAGACTCGAAAACATCTGGGATATACTATCAGAGCACCATGGAGGAAACTTTCACGCCGCCGAGGAAATGCTCTCGCGATCACTCCTAAAGCAAATGGTCGGGAAGACTGAGAATGCCGAAAAAGTGCGACGATACTCTCGAACATGGGACGTCTTGGGTGCCGTCTTTCAGCGCACCCCTCTCTTCTCCCTAGCAAAATCGCTGGCGGACTGGAAGTTCATCGGCATATTACAACAGACCTTGCGCGAGCTACGAGACATCGCGGTTGATGCAGGATTTAGGCTGGACGAGATCGAAGATGTAGAAATGACCGACGCCCCAGGCCCAGGAAgcccatcaccctccagGAAAAGAAAACGGACAGAGACGCTTGTGTTCGACATAGTGGCGCAACGGACAACATCGGGGTGCTTACTGGCTGCGAAGGCCCTTCTTGAAGCGCTCAGGATACTGCTGGCTCGATGCGAGACCAAGCTGAACGATGGACCACCAACACACCGGATGGGCGCTGAGCACGTCAAGTCATTGTTTTCATTGTCAGCGACCGATGCGGCTGAGATTCTCGGGCCAATACTGGACTTGTGCATTGCGGCTCATACCTGCTTGGATGATGCCTCGTACAGAGAGGTGTCTTCATGGCTGTCTACCGTCAGTTCTATCTGGGCCTTGCACCTACAAGGCCCAGGCGATGCTTTAGAGGTTGCGGCGCGTTTGGCTTCTTCAGCAACCCTTCTTCTGGGGATGTTGATGGATGTGGCAGACCTAGGTTCCCGCAGAATCCAAAGTCCTACCAAGGAACGCTGGGCAAAGGATCTTCGTCGGTTCTTGTCCCGTAATCTGATGCTTCCTGCCAGGGCGGCTTTCCTCAACAGGAATGACCGGTCAGTTCTCCAGAGAGCTGTTGAGGCCTGTTCTGCTGGACCACCCCCACGCTTTATGCGTcgtccatcctcatcctttATGACTTTCCCAGTCATTTTTGACTTGGTTGGCCAGTCTCCGCGTGAGTTTGGTGGTAACACCTCCATCAAGGACTATGAAACATGGGTCCAGGCGGTGTTCGATACCATGCTCACGACTTCAAAAaccatcccccacctcaaGGGTCAGGTAGAAAGCGAGGGTAAGTCAGCGATGCggagggttttggaggtggcAACATACCGAGACGAATCTCTTTCCGCGGAGAGCCTCCGGCTGGTGTGCAAGGAATTTGCCCTTGGCGAGCGTAACAATGATTGGGATATACTTTTGTCCATCGTAAAACTCAACCCCGATGCGTTTCTGCTCTCGGAGGACGGAAAGGAGCTTCTGAACCAGATTCTGGAAAAGACGAAAGGTTCAGATTCTTTGACTGATGAAGACCGGGAGGTGGCTGTCGAGTTCATTGCCCTCCTTGCCAAAGGATATGCCCAAGCCCGCGACTTGTCTTCGTTTGTCAAGACCTGGCTTCATTACCTCGATTCTCCCAAATCCGAAGGGAAATTGGACCCCCTGTGGGCACAAGAAGAGCTAGCGGGTACAGTCGCGTCTTTGGTGCAATTTTCTCTCAATGCCAATCAGCTTGCGGAGTTGGTAGCATGGCTGTCGGAGCAAGAGGCAAGCGCGGCAAGGGTTTTCCTTCTTGAGGCTCTTTCTAGGGGTGTTGCTCGCGAGGAATTTATTGATGCGGCAAACATGAAGATTTTTGATGCTATCATGGCTCAGAAGGTCTCCAAGAAGGATGCCCTTCTCATCTCTGCTTGCCGTTGGAGTGATGCTGCCCGGACTCTCACTGAGGGCACGCTTGAGGAGGCCGGTCGGGTTTGGTCACGGGTCGACTCACACCTAAAGAGGACTTTGAAGAAGtcgggggtggatggggaggatacCTTTGCTGCGTTCGAGTGCTGTGTCGCTGCTTGGCTGTCAAACTATCCTGAAGgtgccgatgaggaggaaacGTCTAGATTGGTCTGCTCCTTCCTTGGGAAACTTGAGGAGGATGCGAGCTCCGAGTCAAGGAGACGATATATCTCTTGGAttctcgaggaggagcctCGTCTTGTCAG CATGGTCGTTGACAAGACGGGCAAAGTACCAGATATCATTCTGTCGCTTGTCAAGCCCACACCTGGGGGTGACTCGGCTGGTTTACGTCATGCCGCCACAGTTGGCAAAGTTCTGTTGAAGGAATGCGATACTGGAAACCAGAAGCTCACTG ATACTCTGATCGACACCGTCATCAAAGTGATTGAAGAGTCTGAGGCCGGGACGtttcaaccatcaaccaagGATGCTGTTCTGTTCCTGCTCAATGCGCCTATGGAAACCCTTAGCCGCAGCCAGCGGGAAGCCACGATGAAGACGTTGATCAGCCACGTTCCACGAGCCTCGAACAAGGCGGGACCACTTGGGGTAGACTACTGGGAGCCAGTGCTCTCCTTGATGGTCAAGCTAATGAACGAGCCAACCTTCTATGAGGGGATGAGCTTCAGCCATTTGGAAACTGTTGGGGCAGGTCTTGTTTCAACGACGGGTGATGATGCCGAAGTTCAGCGCCTCTTCTCTTTGCTGTACGACCTGGCTGTGTTGACTATCCGACAAATGGCAAGCGGAAACCTTGATTCGAGGGAGAAGACATACCTCTCTGATGCCAAGGCGGTGCTTCAGGAGAAGGCAGCTGATGGCGATACTGTCGTGCGTCTCGTTCTTCTGCGCGCCTTTCTCGCGACTGTCCAAGAGTCCAAGACTGCCCCAAGGCTGGAGAGGGCTGGTCTGGACTTCAGCGGCCTTGGAGATGACCTATTCCAGATGGCTTCATCCGTTGTGACAGCCGGCAGATGGCGTGGAAAGAAACTACTGGCTCTTCTGTTCGCGTTGTCTGCTCTTGACGGTATGGGACGCGATTCTGTCAAGCAAGCGGTCGCCTCTGCCATAAAGCCACTCATCAAGACTAGCGACAAGCTAGTTGACGAAGGCATCCAAGCTGGTTGGTCCATCCGCATGTTCTTGGCAGACCACTTCCTCGAATCCCTCGAGTCCCCGTTCCAAATCGAGCTCGACATGGAGATTTCCGAGTCTGGCGAGGTCATCAAGTCCGCCATCGAAGTCCCAGTTCTCCGCAAATACGTCGACGCCGTAGTCCGCCACGCCGACGAACCCATCAAACTCCACTACCTCaaagacctcctcctcaccaaccctcccaGCCGAAACGAACTCCTTGGCcgtctcctcatcatcgaccAATTAATCCACCACCTTAAGGGTTCTAagccatcctcttcctcctccgaatTCGAcctcccccaagcccacgccatcctcaccaaatccctccccgccctcaccaccctcccgcaCATAATCcaaacaaccaaaacacttttgtttcttctcgaCCACTCAACAATGAAACAGTTCAACATcgacctcaccctctcccgcgtctccctcctcgccaactcctcctctttccagACCCTCCTCGCTTCCCAATCTCAACTCTACCTCCCTTTGTGCTCCCTCCTAGAAGTAGTGATAAAAcgtcaccgccaccgcctcgagGGCCACTTCCACAtcgtcctctccccccttcaGGACCTTCTCCGGTTACTCCTCTCCAAGTGCGACTCCTCCCCACAGTGGGAGAAGAACGCTCAGCGATTCTCCCGACTCCTCACGCTTATCTGCGAGCCCACTGCAGCTACCACCGCGCAGACAAATCACACTGTCCTCGAATCGGAAAAGGACAGGGCGAAGAGGTATGCGGGGCAGTACATGTAtttggtgttgatgcagTACATCAAGTGCCAGCTGGAGTATGTTGCTCCGCCGCACGCGATTAAGGAagtgctggagaaggaggggatgtATGCTATCATTAGGATTACGAGccaggaggggttgaagattATGAgtgaggggatggatggtggggggagggtggtgtttaaggagttgtggaggaggtgggagaggtttgggaaGTGGACTGGTGTGTAG
- the MIC10 gene encoding Mitochondrial inner membrane organizing system component (BUSCO:EOG09265PQX; COG:S; EggNog:ENOG503P6M1) yields the protein MADTAPATTTSPTSRAVSRPVSEALLNEKWDRCFSNLIIKSSLGLGFGVVFSVLLFKRRAWPAFVGVGFGAGRAYEECNSSLKQAAKEIRKQA from the exons ATGGCTGACACCGCCCCCGCGACGACgacatcccccacctcccgcGCTGTCTCCCGCCCCGTCAGCGAAGCCCTCCTCAACGAGAAG TGGGACCGCtgcttctccaacctcatcatcaagtcctccctcggcctcggctTCGGCGTAGTCTTCTcagtcctcctcttcaagcGCAGGGCGTGGCCCGCCttcgtcggcgtcggcttCGGTGCCGGCCGGGCGTACGAGGAGTGCAATTCCAGCTTGAAGCaggctgccaaggagatCAGGAAGCAAGCCTAG
- the GPA1 gene encoding guanine nucleotide-binding protein subunit alpha (EggNog:ENOG503NV23; COG:D; COG:T), translating to MGCGMSTEEKEGKARNEEIENQLKRDRMQQRNEIKMLLLGAGESGKSTILKQMKLIHEGGYSRDERESFKEIIFSNTVQSMRVILEAMESLELPLADARMEYHVQTIFMQPAQIEGDVLPPEVGNAIEALWRDAGVQSCFKRSREYQLNDSARYYFDNIARIAAPDYMPNDQDVLRSRVKTTGITETTFIIGELTYRMFDVGGQRSERKKWIHCFENVTTILFLVAISEYDQLLFEDETVNRMQEALTLFDSICNSRWFIKTSIILFLNKIDRFKEKLPVSPMKNYFPDYEGGDDYGQACDYILNRFVSLNQHESKQIYTHFTCATDTTQIRFVMAAVNDIIIQENLRLCGLI from the exons ATGGGTTGCGGAATGAGCacagaggagaaggagggcaaggccCGGAAcgaggagattgagaacCAGTTGAAGAGGGATCGGATGCAGCAGCGCAACGAAATCAAGATGTTGCTTCTGG GTGCTGGTGAATCCGGAAAGTCAACTATTTTGAAGCAGATGAAGCTGATCCATGAGGGCGGCTACTCGCGCGACGAGCGCGAGTCCTTCAAGGAGATCATCTTCAGCAACACTGTCCAGTCGATGCGCGTCATTCTCGAGGCGATGGAGTCATTGGAGTTGCCATTGGCCGATGCCCGCATGGAGTACCACGTCCAGACCATCTTCATGCAACCAGCTCAGATTGAGGGAGATGTCCTCCCCCCAGAGGTTGGCAATGCCATTGAGGCTTTGTGGAGAGATGCCGGTGTCCAGAGCTGCTTCAAGCGCTCAAGAGAGTATCAGCTCAACGACTCTGCCAGATA CTACTTTGACAACATCGCCCGTATCGCCGCCCCCGACTACATGCCCAACGACCAAGATGTCCTTCGGTCCCGTGTCAAGACTACTGGTATCACGGAGACGACTTTCATTATTGGTGAGCTCACGTACAGGATGTTTGATGTCGGCGGTCAAAGATCAGAACGTAAGAAGTGGATTCACTGCTTCGAGAACGTCACGACCATCCTGTTCCTCGTCGCTATCTCCGAGTACGATCAGCTCctgtttgaggatgagacGGTCAACCGCATGCAAGAAGCTCTCACGCTCTTCGACTCCATCTGCAACTCCAGGTGGTTCATCAAGACCTCGATCattctcttcctcaacaagatCGACAGGTTTAAGGAGAAGCTCCCTGTCAGCCCAATGAAGAACTACTTCCCCGACtacgagggtggtgatgactaCGGCCAGGCTTGCGACTACATCCTCAACCGTTTCGTGTCCCTGAACCAGCACGAGAGCAAGCAGATCTACACACATTTTACTTGCGCCACAGACACAACGCAAATCCGCTTCGTGATGGCTGCTGTGAATG ATATCATCATCCAGGAGAACCTCCGCCTCTGCGGTCTCATCTGA
- a CDS encoding uncharacterized protein (EggNog:ENOG503NYA2; COG:Q): MTSTVPRPQRGRPNKVTKPQPPTARGRPTRGVVPGSLDVHAAHQIHQAHQQAQAQAQAQYGVHAAPYVAAAHAAQHALDELKPEPDHSVFDNVGVDVGVGVGVPMGVEDYAAAAMESELGNVDAHGEAEPDADMEEDDHSVGASGLQQHVDLSTASMLANGGANVVGGGVVGQSVHDHMQDLQQGLAHAQQQHQQQQQQQQQQQQQQQQQQHQQQQHQQQHQQQPQAQMGPPQQMQPSHQPMEPQIVGITEELARESGYQNLSVESALAKRLAREPGRRLATQRRPEQQLNLNRRSNVEALFAHISGTLAPQPCKNCHKGHGPWSVCVVVDGQMCGSCANCWFNASGARCSFHETRTQQPMAQHAGIMPPTSAALPADPNYRYTPAHSLLPPAHSNAMQAMNFGGGGVPSINNNPILQQLVSKAMNEVRSADRATRLYWQLEITAKQLALQYAEYEEATASQSQPGGAGNQLGAGQHGMGDDGSA; the protein is encoded by the exons ATGACATCGACCGTCCCCCGCCCGCAGCGCGGCCGACCGAACAAGGTGACGAAGCCGCAGCCGCCAACGGCACGCGGTCGCCCCACCCGTGGTGTTGTTCCGGGCTCACTCGACGTCCACGCCGCCCATCAGATTCACCAGGCCCATCAGCAGGCTCAGGCTCAGGCTCAGGCCCAGTACGGAGTGCACGCTGCGCCCTACGTGGCTGCTGCCCACGCTGCCCAGCACGCCCTCGACGAGCTCAAGCCCGAGCCCGACCATTCCGTGTTCGACAACGTAGGCGTGGACGTCGGAGTTGGAGTCGGGGTTCCCATGGGCGTCGAAGActacgccgccgccgctatGGAATCGGAACTTGGCAATGTGGATGCTCACGGCGAGGCGGAACCCGATGCcgacatggaggaggatgatcaTTCAGTTGGAGCCTCCGGCCTTCAACAACACGTTGATCTATCAACCGCCAGCATGCTGGCTAACGGCGGTGCCAAtgttgtgggaggaggagtcgtGGGCCAGAGTGTTCATGATCACATGCAAGATTTGCAGCAAGGGCTCGCGCatgctcagcaacaacaccaacagcagcagcagcagcagcagcagcagcagcagcagcagcagcaacagcaacaccagcagcagcaacaccagcagcagcatcagcagcagccccaaGCCCAGATGGGTCCTCCCCAGCAGATGCAACCTTCTCACCAGCCGATGGAGCCTCAAATCGTGGGGATCACAGAGGAACTTGCCCGCGAGTCTGGCTACCAGAACCTTAGTGTCGAGAGCGCCCTGGCGAAACGGTTGGCCCGTGAGCCCGGTAGACGTCTTGCTACTCAACGTCGACCAGAGCAACAGCTCAACTTGAATCGGCGGAGTAATGTGGAAGCGCTTTTTGCTCATATTTCGGGCACTCTTGCTCCACAACCGTGCAAGAACTGCCACAAAGGCCACGGCCCGTGGAGCGTGTGTGTAGTGGTAGATGGCCAAATGTGTGGCAGCTGTGCCAACTGTTGGTTCAATGCCAGCGGCGCTAGATGCAGTTTCCACG AAACTCGCACTCAGCAACCCATGGCCCAGCATGCGGGCATCATGCCGCCGACAAGTGCGGCTTTACCTGCGGATCCCAACTACCGCTACACCCCGGCCCATTCTCTATTGCCACCCGCTCACTCCAATGCCATGCAAGCTATGAAttttggcggaggaggcgttCCGTCTATTAACAACAACCCAATACTCCAACAGCTCGTGAGCAAAGCCATGAACGAAGTGAGGTCGGCTGATCGTGCGACACGTTTGTATTGGCAGCTCGAGATCACGGCCAAGCAGTTGGCTCTTCAATATGCTGAGTACGAAGAGGCCACCGCAAGTCAAAGCCAGCCAGGAGGAGCGGGGAATCAACTTGGTGCTGGCCAACATGGCATGGGCGATGACGGCAGTGCCTAG